In one Modestobacter sp. L9-4 genomic region, the following are encoded:
- a CDS encoding (deoxy)nucleoside triphosphate pyrophosphohydrolase encodes MPQLSFTTLVEAPLTVAFDVARALGRPWSRPLTEVSAERPQRDVYAAPGLVHTREFVATEAGTLVHERVEWAPRRPLDRRRVARAMTAHLDAYAAAAARRALDVTQVVGAALVDDRRRVLVAQRAAGGLAGLWEFPGGKVERGEAERAALVRECREELGVLVTPGAFLGEVPLDGVVAGGTPGASTLRVWAGRITGGELVALEHSELRWLPADELEALDWIPADRPLLPAVRALLAER; translated from the coding sequence GTGCCGCAGCTGAGCTTCACCACTCTGGTGGAGGCCCCGCTCACCGTCGCCTTCGACGTGGCCCGTGCGCTGGGGCGGCCGTGGTCCCGCCCGTTGACCGAGGTCAGCGCCGAGCGGCCCCAGCGCGACGTCTACGCAGCACCCGGCCTGGTGCACACGCGGGAGTTCGTGGCCACCGAGGCCGGCACGCTGGTGCACGAGCGGGTCGAGTGGGCGCCGCGCCGGCCGCTGGACCGCCGCCGGGTCGCCCGGGCCATGACCGCCCACCTGGACGCCTACGCCGCGGCCGCCGCCCGGCGGGCACTGGACGTCACCCAGGTCGTGGGCGCGGCCCTGGTCGACGACCGGCGCCGGGTGCTCGTCGCCCAGCGCGCCGCCGGCGGGCTGGCCGGCCTGTGGGAGTTCCCCGGCGGCAAGGTGGAGCGCGGCGAGGCCGAACGGGCGGCGCTGGTCCGGGAGTGCCGGGAGGAGCTGGGCGTCCTCGTCACGCCCGGGGCCTTCCTCGGCGAGGTGCCGCTGGACGGGGTGGTCGCCGGGGGCACGCCGGGGGCCTCGACCCTGCGGGTGTGGGCGGGCCGCATCACCGGCGGCGAGCTGGTCGCCCTGGAGCACTCCGAGCTGCGCTGGCTGCCCGCCGACGAGCTCGAGGCACTGGACTGGATCCCCGCCGACCGGCCGCTGCTGCCCGCCGTCCGGGCGCTGCTCGCCGAGCGCTGA
- a CDS encoding nitrite/sulfite reductase: MSTPTRSSSKPVRGQGQWALGYREPLNPNERMKKDSDGLEVRQRIIDIYSKAGFDSIDPGDLRGRMRWFGLYTQRAQGIPGGKTAVLEPEELEDRYFMLRARIDGGQLSSDQLRVLASISTDFGRDVADVTDRQNVQYHWIRIEDVPAIWDRLESVGLSTMEACGDTPRTMLNCPLAGVLSDEVIDATGVIAETVEKYVGSPEFSNLPRKFKTSMSGCTDHCTGHEINDLSFVGVVNADGEAGYDVWVGGGLSTNPKLAVRLGVFVRPDQVSDVWAAVCSVFRDYGYRRSRTHARLKFLLADWGPEKFRQVLEDEFLQEKLPDGPAPAPAAHDQRDHVGVSKQRDGLNVLGFALRTGRVSGTLLTQVAELADRYAQGRIRTTAQQKLAILDVADDQVEALIAELDALDLQVRPSAFRRGTMACTGLEFCKLAIVETKAHAQDLFTELERRLPEFDEPIAINVNGCPNACARFQTADIGFKGMIVTDAAGQSVEGFQVHLGGHLGIEATFGRKLRAHKITKDETADYCERVLRGFMDRRTEGERFAAYVARAEDDWLR, encoded by the coding sequence GTGTCCACCCCCACCCGCAGCAGCAGCAAGCCCGTCCGCGGACAGGGCCAGTGGGCGCTGGGCTACCGCGAGCCGCTGAACCCCAACGAGCGGATGAAGAAGGACTCCGACGGGCTCGAGGTGCGCCAGCGGATCATCGACATCTACTCCAAGGCCGGCTTCGACTCCATCGACCCGGGTGACCTCCGCGGCCGGATGCGCTGGTTCGGGCTCTACACCCAGCGCGCCCAGGGCATCCCCGGCGGCAAGACCGCCGTGCTGGAGCCCGAGGAGCTCGAGGACCGCTACTTCATGCTGCGCGCTCGCATCGACGGCGGGCAGCTGTCCAGCGACCAGCTGCGCGTGCTCGCCTCGATCAGCACCGACTTCGGCCGGGACGTCGCCGACGTCACCGACCGGCAGAACGTCCAGTACCACTGGATCCGCATCGAGGACGTCCCGGCGATCTGGGACCGGCTGGAGTCCGTGGGCCTGTCGACCATGGAGGCGTGCGGTGACACCCCGCGCACCATGCTCAACTGCCCGCTGGCCGGCGTCCTGTCCGACGAGGTCATCGACGCCACCGGCGTGATCGCCGAGACGGTGGAGAAGTACGTCGGCAGCCCGGAGTTCTCCAACCTGCCCCGCAAGTTCAAGACCTCGATGTCCGGCTGCACCGACCACTGCACCGGCCACGAGATCAACGACCTCTCCTTCGTCGGCGTCGTGAACGCCGACGGCGAGGCCGGATACGACGTGTGGGTGGGCGGTGGCCTGTCCACCAACCCGAAGCTGGCGGTGCGGCTGGGCGTCTTCGTCCGCCCCGACCAGGTCTCCGACGTCTGGGCCGCGGTCTGCTCGGTCTTCCGCGACTACGGCTACCGCCGCTCGCGGACCCACGCTCGGCTGAAGTTCCTGCTCGCCGACTGGGGCCCGGAGAAGTTCCGCCAGGTGCTGGAGGACGAGTTCCTGCAGGAGAAGCTGCCCGACGGCCCCGCCCCGGCCCCGGCCGCGCACGACCAGCGCGACCACGTCGGCGTCTCCAAGCAGCGCGACGGCCTGAACGTGCTGGGCTTCGCACTGCGCACCGGCCGGGTCAGCGGCACGCTGCTCACCCAGGTCGCCGAGCTGGCCGACCGGTACGCGCAGGGCCGGATCCGGACGACGGCACAGCAGAAGCTGGCCATCCTGGACGTCGCCGACGACCAGGTGGAGGCGCTGATCGCCGAGCTGGACGCACTCGACCTACAGGTGCGCCCCAGCGCCTTCCGCCGCGGCACCATGGCCTGCACCGGCCTGGAGTTCTGCAAGCTGGCGATCGTGGAGACCAAGGCGCACGCCCAGGACCTCTTCACCGAGCTCGAGCGCCGGCTGCCGGAGTTCGACGAGCCCATCGCGATCAACGTCAACGGCTGCCCGAACGCCTGCGCCCGGTTCCAGACCGCGGACATCGGCTTCAAGGGCATGATCGTCACCGACGCCGCCGGCCAGAGCGTCGAGGGCTTCCAGGTGCACCTGGGCGGCCACCTCGGCATCGAGGCGACCTTCGGCCGCAAGCTGCGCGCCCACAAGATCACCAAGGACGAGACCGCGGACTACTGCGAGCGGGTCCTGCGCGGGTTCATGGACCGGCGCACCGAGGGTGAGCGGTTCGCCGCCTACGTGGCCCGGGCCGAGGACGACTGGCTGCGATGA
- a CDS encoding metallopeptidase TldD-related protein translates to MTADLDALAGAVLDQVRAQAGPDAQATVRVEQAALALTRFADSAIHQNVADERVTVHLQLTVDGGRTATAATTRSRPDALADLVAATLAAARLRPRDPDRPGLGTPAPLTWDGSFDPATADASPDERAAAVAAFVGAAGGLSTAGFVQTASLTTVLADTAGRHLRGATTSAIGDGIARLSGADGVARAMTGRLADLDCAVLGARAGAKARAGVDAVPVDPGVYSVVLEPAAVTDVVAGLVSGQFNGKAVVDGTSGLRLGEQQFDRAVTLADDPRAGVGLPFDTEGTPTGRTELVRGGIPVGLTTDARVAAALGRTPSGHGSDAASTWGPVAGDPALSPGDGGTVDELVAGLDRGLLVSDLWYTRAVDPKRSVWTGLTRNGVWLVEGGQVVAPVSTLRFTQSYLEALAPGAVTVGSVVEGQPTRLMGPMGYNRVAVPALRLAGWNVTGNAAG, encoded by the coding sequence CGCAGGCCGGCCCCGACGCGCAGGCGACCGTGCGCGTGGAGCAGGCCGCGCTGGCGCTGACCCGGTTCGCCGACTCCGCGATCCACCAGAACGTCGCCGACGAGCGGGTCACGGTGCACCTGCAGCTGACCGTCGACGGCGGCCGGACGGCGACCGCGGCGACCACCCGCAGCCGTCCCGACGCGCTCGCCGACCTGGTGGCCGCCACGCTCGCCGCGGCCCGGCTGCGTCCGCGCGACCCGGACCGGCCCGGGCTCGGCACCCCGGCGCCGCTCACCTGGGACGGCTCGTTCGACCCCGCGACCGCCGACGCCTCCCCCGACGAGCGGGCGGCCGCCGTCGCCGCCTTCGTCGGGGCCGCCGGCGGGCTCAGCACCGCGGGCTTCGTGCAGACCGCGTCGCTGACCACGGTGCTCGCCGACACCGCCGGCCGGCACCTGCGCGGCGCCACCACGTCGGCGATCGGCGACGGCATCGCCCGGCTCTCCGGCGCCGACGGCGTGGCCCGCGCCATGACCGGGCGGCTGGCCGACCTGGACTGCGCGGTCCTCGGCGCGCGGGCCGGCGCCAAGGCCCGCGCCGGCGTCGACGCCGTCCCCGTCGACCCGGGCGTGTACTCCGTGGTGCTCGAGCCGGCCGCGGTCACCGACGTCGTCGCCGGGCTGGTGTCCGGGCAGTTCAACGGCAAGGCCGTCGTCGACGGCACCTCGGGGCTGCGGCTGGGCGAGCAGCAGTTCGACCGCGCGGTCACCCTGGCCGACGACCCGCGCGCCGGCGTCGGCCTGCCCTTCGACACCGAGGGGACGCCGACCGGCCGCACCGAGCTGGTGCGCGGCGGCATCCCGGTGGGTCTGACCACCGACGCCCGGGTCGCCGCGGCACTGGGCCGGACGCCGTCCGGGCACGGCTCGGACGCCGCCTCCACGTGGGGCCCGGTGGCCGGTGACCCGGCCCTCTCCCCCGGCGACGGCGGGACGGTCGACGAGCTCGTGGCCGGGCTGGACCGCGGCCTGCTGGTCAGCGACCTCTGGTACACCCGCGCCGTCGACCCCAAGCGGTCGGTGTGGACCGGGCTGACCCGCAACGGGGTCTGGCTGGTCGAGGGCGGGCAGGTCGTGGCGCCGGTGAGCACGCTGCGGTTCACGCAGTCCTACCTGGAGGCACTGGCCCCGGGGGCGGTGACCGTCGGCTCCGTGGTCGAGGGGCAGCCGACCCGGCTGATGGGGCCGATGGGCTACAACCGGGTCGCCGTGCCCGCGCTGCGGCTGGCCGGCTGGAACGTCACCGGCAACGCCGCCGGCTGA
- a CDS encoding 4a-hydroxytetrahydrobiopterin dehydratase: MARTPLTPEDLADALAELPGWAGDVHGIHRRTRGIDFRAAAAHVLALADVADALDHHPDVEIGYGTLTVHLLTHSVDAVTELDVEFARRADELLAAQSDDEAGSEDA, encoded by the coding sequence ATGGCTCGCACACCGCTGACCCCTGAGGACCTCGCCGATGCCCTGGCGGAGCTGCCCGGCTGGGCCGGGGACGTGCACGGGATCCACCGCCGGACCCGGGGCATCGACTTCCGCGCCGCCGCCGCGCACGTGCTCGCGCTGGCCGACGTGGCCGACGCGCTCGACCACCACCCCGACGTCGAGATCGGCTACGGGACCCTGACGGTCCACCTGCTGACCCACTCGGTCGACGCGGTCACCGAGCTCGACGTCGAGTTCGCCCGCCGGGCCGACGAGCTCCTCGCCGCTCAGTCCGACGACGAGGCCGGGTCCGAGGACGCGTAG
- a CDS encoding phosphoadenylyl-sulfate reductase, translated as MTTAIATPTPELAAEADARFEGITDPVEQALAVLTWAGETFGDSFAITSSMADGLLAHLAGRAVPGVNVVFLETGYHFAETIGTRDWISSVLPITVHSIMPARTVAEQDAEHGPRLYERDPDLCCSLRKVQPLAAALAGYTAWGSGVRRDESPSRTGTKVVDWDAKRGMVKVNPLAAWTSDDVDAYIAEHQVPVNPLAEIGYASIGCEPCTRPVAPGEDPRAGRWAGKNKVECGLHT; from the coding sequence ATGACGACCGCGATCGCGACACCGACGCCCGAGCTCGCCGCCGAGGCCGACGCCCGCTTCGAGGGCATCACCGACCCGGTCGAGCAGGCGCTGGCCGTGCTCACCTGGGCCGGTGAGACGTTCGGCGACTCCTTCGCCATCACCTCGTCCATGGCCGACGGGCTGCTGGCGCACCTGGCCGGCCGCGCCGTCCCCGGGGTGAACGTGGTGTTCCTGGAGACCGGCTACCACTTCGCCGAGACCATCGGCACCCGCGACTGGATCAGCAGCGTCCTGCCGATCACCGTGCACAGCATCATGCCGGCGCGCACCGTCGCCGAGCAGGACGCCGAGCACGGCCCGCGGCTGTACGAGCGCGACCCCGACCTGTGCTGCTCGCTGCGCAAGGTGCAGCCGCTGGCCGCTGCACTCGCCGGCTACACCGCCTGGGGCTCCGGCGTGCGGCGCGACGAGTCGCCCAGCCGCACAGGCACGAAGGTCGTCGACTGGGACGCCAAGCGCGGCATGGTGAAGGTCAACCCGCTCGCCGCCTGGACCTCCGACGACGTGGACGCCTACATCGCCGAGCACCAGGTGCCGGTGAACCCGCTGGCCGAGATCGGCTACGCCTCCATCGGCTGCGAGCCGTGCACCCGCCCCGTCGCCCCCGGCGAGGACCCCCGCGCCGGCCGCTGGGCCGGCAAGAACAAGGTCGAGTGCGGCCTGCACACCTGA
- a CDS encoding Rrf2 family transcriptional regulator — translation MGCVRISARVDYAVRAAVELAAVAPESLTSDRIAQAQGIPARFLQAILGDLQHARLVTSQRGREGGYRLAMPPSEVSIARVMRVEQGFLAEVHGQRPEDVAYPGAAGPLASVWVAAREAYRRVLENVTLADVVAGRMPPEVAEMIELDSAWRSFGVVADRD, via the coding sequence ATGGGCTGCGTGCGCATCTCTGCCCGGGTCGACTACGCGGTCCGTGCCGCCGTCGAGCTGGCCGCCGTCGCCCCCGAGTCACTCACCTCCGACCGGATCGCGCAGGCGCAGGGCATCCCGGCGCGCTTCCTGCAGGCCATCCTCGGCGACCTGCAGCACGCCCGGCTGGTCACCAGCCAGCGCGGCCGGGAGGGCGGGTACCGGCTGGCGATGCCGCCCTCGGAGGTCTCCATCGCCCGGGTCATGCGCGTGGAGCAGGGGTTCCTGGCCGAGGTGCACGGCCAGCGGCCCGAGGACGTCGCCTACCCCGGCGCCGCGGGACCGCTGGCCTCGGTCTGGGTCGCCGCGCGCGAGGCCTACCGCCGGGTGCTGGAGAACGTCACCCTGGCCGACGTCGTCGCCGGGCGGATGCCGCCGGAGGTCGCCGAGATGATCGAGCTCGACAGCGCCTGGCGCTCCTTCGGCGTCGTCGCCGACCGGGACTGA